A window from Triticum aestivum cultivar Chinese Spring chromosome 6D, IWGSC CS RefSeq v2.1, whole genome shotgun sequence encodes these proteins:
- the LOC123141582 gene encoding homeobox-leucine zipper protein HOX24, producing MESDCQFLLAPPPRMYAAAGDDGQFLQQHQLNGGGAGERKRRFTEEQVRSLESTFHTRRAKLEPREKAELARQLGLQPRQVAIWFQNKRARWRSKQLEQDFAELRGHYDALRARVESLKQEKLTLAAQLEELKKKLNERQDQSASCGGSCAVADVDDKRNNVSSCVMKAKDESVAPATDVSDGSTPGWYEYDDHLAYGVDLHEPFCATPELWETSWPLVEWNAVA from the exons ATGGAGAGCGACTGCCAGTTCCTgctggcgccgccgccgcgcatgtACGCCGCGGCGGGGGACGACGGCCAGTTCCTTCAGCAGCATCAGCTGAACGGCGGCGGCGCCGGGGAGAGGAAGCGGCGGTTCACGGAGGAGCAGGTGCGGTCGCTGGAGAGCACGTTCCACACGCGGCGCGCCAAGCTGGAGCCCCGGGAGAAGGCGGAGCTGGCGCGCCAGCTGGGGCTGCAGCCGCGCCAGGTGGCCATCTGGTTCCAGAACAAGCGCGCCCGGTGGCGCTCCAAGCAGCTGGAGCAGGACTTCGCCGAGCTGCGCGGCCATTACGACGCCCTCCGCGCTCGCGTCGAGTCGCTCAAGCAGGAAAAGCTCACTCTCGCCGCGCAG CTGGAAGAGCTGAAGAAGAAGCTGAACGAGCGGCAGGACCAGAGCGCCAGCTGCGGCGGCTCTTGCGCCGTCGCCGACGTGGACGACAAGAGAAACAACGTTAGCAGCTGCGTCATGAAGGCGAAGGATGAGAGCGTGGCGCCGGCGACAGACGTCTCGGACGGCTCAACTCCGGGCTGGTACGAGTATGACGACCACCTGGCGTACGGGGTTGACCTGCACGAGCCGTTCTGCGCCACTCCGGAGCTGTGGGAGACGTCATGGCCGCTGGTGGAGTGGAACGCAGTGGCATGA